Genomic window (Candidatus Nitrosocosmicus franklandus):
TAGGTCAAAAAATAAATGAGAAGGTAACATTAATTCGGAAAATTGAAACAGGGTCCATAAGACCAGATGAAATTTTAGCAAAAAAACTAGAGAGATTTTTAGGAATTAAACTTTACGTCAATGCCAATGAACAAGATTTAGATGAAGAAGAACCTTAGATAGGGATCGTAACTTAGATTGAGAAAAATCTGAAATGAATTGTTAGAAGAAAAAAGCAAGTCTTCTATTAGTATCCCTCAGAAATCCTCGTTCAAAGTATCGGTCCTAAGGATCGGTCACAGGCTAGTAAGAGACGACAGAACAACAACTCATGCTGTACTTGTATCACGCGCACTCGGCTGTGAACGAATCTATATGACAGATGTTGATGATGAGATAAAAAATACCCTAAAGAAAGTCAATAAAAGATGGGGAGGTGAAAATGAGTTCCAACTCGAAATAATAGACAATTGGAAGCAGATAATTAGAAACTGGAAAGCGAGTAATGGAATTGTCGTTCATCTTACAATGTATGGATGCCTGATAAATGAAGAAATTGCCGAAATAAGAGCATTGGATCGGGATATATTAGTGGTTATCGGTGCAGAAAAAGTTCCAAAGGAAGTCTATTTTTTGGCCGATTACAATATTGCTATTGGAAATCAACCTCACTCAGAAATTGCATCCTTGGCAATTTTTCTCGATAGAATATTTGAAGGCAGGCAATTTGATAGAAAATTGACTAATGAATCGATGAGGATTGTTCCTACTGAAAAGGGAAAGAATGTAATCAAAATTAAGTAGACATTGAAATCCGTCTAACAGAATATGAGTAACACCTGTTCATATATGTGTATGGACACTCATCCCAACAATCTTTGGTATGATTGAATAGTTTGATCGGATTTCGGAATAAGATAAAAACGAGAGTGAATTCTTATATAATTAGATTATACTAAACATTACCGCAAGGAATAAAAAAAATATAAGGATATCATATGGAATTGATGGATGATACGCAGCTTAGAGCTAAAAGGACCAGGATTAAAATACTAAGAGCGATTGTGAAAAAGAACGGGTCTGCCTGTTTTTCTGAGATCAGATCTATTACGGGCTTGTCAACTGGTTCCATTTATTATCATCTAGAAAGAATGAAAAATTATGTTTTAAAGAATTCAAAACATTATGTTATAACCAAAGAAGGAATTGATTTGTTGGTTGAATTAGACAAAAAGAAGGACTTTGTACTATCTAAAAAACCAATCTAGTACTACGTAGTAACCAACTCAATTTTAGACAAATCTTTTGCTTTGTTAATCTCAAGAGCTATTCGTCTACCCATGCTCATTGGAACGTCATATAACAAATCAGAATATGGAGAGCCTGAAATATACAGATTGGTTCCAGCTACTATTCGGGCAGAGAACTCAAATGCTGTAAAGTTGGCGTTATTATCATAAACACCCTCAATACAAAATGGGCCAGGAATCCCAGGTGGTACCAGCTTTCGAGATGCGTTTACGAATCGTTCACCCATACTATAGACTTCAGGTAGCAAAGATTCCCTTAATACAATAGGTATGTTGCCAACCACTGTATAAGATGGTTCAATAGTAGCAGATAATTGATACTTTGATGGTATTCTACCTATAGCGTCGATGTCGGTCTCGTATCTTCTATCAATACCTAATAATTCTAGTTCATTATTTATAGGAGAATAGAAATATTGGAGATAAACTGGAACGCCATTAGCATATTTTTGAATAAACAAATCTTCCTCAGATCTGATTGTTTTGGACTCGATCAAGAGTCGGGCTTGATCCTCGAACTCCTTTCTATTAGTAACGAGAAAATACCCCTTACCGCCCGCTGCACCGTGTAATTTCACTATACACAGGCCATCTATTTCATGTTTAGACTCAAGCTGAATTGGAGAGTGCATATCAGATTCATTCATCAACTGTTGTTTCAGAACTCTGTCAGATTCCCAACGTAAGATCCATTTATTACCAAATATTGGAATCTTTATATTTTCCAGCGCAGCCATATCCAATGTGGATATCAAGGTGCCATGTGGGATCAAAATCGGATTAAACCTCGTAATCAGATCTGTCTGAAAATCGGCATTAGTAATTTCGTTAAAACTTTTTACAGATATTAGATGATCGATAAACTTGAATCGCTTGTACATATCAACACGCTTTTCATCGCATACTAGTAAGGTTTCAAATCCTTCATCTTTAGCACCCTTTAAAACTTGGAGTGAGCAATGCGATCCCAGAGTCATTATGGTTAATTTACCGTCTATGTCTATGTCGTTTTGTACTTTGTTTTGACTATCTACCACTGCCATGTTATTGATTTGTATCCACCGCTTATTACTTGAAATTTCAGCTGGAATTAAATTTTTTTGTTATTAAAATTAGCATAATAGCATTATGGATTCGATGAATAGAGTTATTGTTTTACAATTAGAAATAAGTCTTCAATTCTGATCTGATGCCAACCTTTGTTTTCCATCATTTAGTACATATAAGCCGAAAATAACCTTGAATTTGATAATGTCCGAAGAAGGTTATAATATCATAAATAGGAAGATAATTCACGACGGTCCAGTAAAGCTAAGAATCGATTCATTTGTTTTTAGGGGAAAGACTTTCGAAAAGGAGGTCGTTGAGCACAGTCCATCGGTGGGAATAATTCCTAAAATCAGTGAAGAAGAAATATTACTAATAAGACAATTCAGGCATGCGGTAAATAGGTATTTGATAGAAATACCAGCTGGTAAGATCGAACATAATGAATTACCTCATGAGGCCGCCAAAAGAGAATTGGCCGAAGAGACAGGATATTCAGGGATATTGCAACCTTTAACTAAATGTTTTTTGGCCCCAAGTTACGATACAGAACTAATGCATTTTTTTATTGCCTGTGATCTAACTAAGTTAAAGCAGTCCAGTAACATGGATGAGGACGAAAACATTACAACTATGAATGTCAAAATAAAAGATGCAATAAAATATTGTTATGATGGAACGATAACCGATTGTAAAACGGTGTCAGCAATTTTACTTTATTATCTTATTCTGAGTGGTGAGCACAAGATAATTAATAATAATTGAGAAAACTCCAGTTAAATTGACTTGATATGGTCGATCACCTGAGTAAGAGATGGGTCATCGTTGAACCGGTTTTCAACATGCAAAGACGCTAACAAATTTGCAAAACATAATTTTTCTCGATCATTGAACCCAACCAACTGACCAAAAATAAAACCGGCATCCCAAGAATCTCCCGCTCCGCTAACAATTCTTATCTCGGAAGGAACAATTGAGGTAACAAACAGAACATTTTGGGTATTATATTTTTGGCTTTTTATAGATATACCCGAAATGCTCCTACAATTAGCATCCTCATTATCATAAGCAGCATTAAAATCAGATTCAGGAGTACACATGAACGACCCTTTTGTTGTATGTAGACATATACTCAAATTAAGAAATCTTGATAGGGTTCTTACTGATTTGCATACAACATCAATATTTTTTGGATAGGAATTACTGTCAAAGATATCAAGATTAACAAAAGTGCTATCCACATTTCTCGTATCCTTCTTTTCAATGCTTTTGGAGTGGAGGCTGTTGGTTTTGTAGGCATGATCTTTACAAGCATTTTTTTTGTCAAATATGATCTGCAAACTCTTAATCATCTGATTAAATTCATTTTCATTAATACTTAGAAAATTAATTAATTTGGAATTAATTTTTAAAACATTGATAAACTCAAAACATCTTTTTTCAATATCCGCTGGGTCAATAATATGAACTGAATGTGGAGAATTTGAAAAAACAGTTTGCAACAAGTCAGTTCCCCTCAAATTAGAGGCCCAATTAGTTATCATCACAGCGTCAGAAGAGTTCAATGATGAGGTACGATTTTCATGTTTGAACATTTCTGGTCCAAAATTATCGTTGTCACCTACATCACTAACCATCACATTTGAAGGAGTACGAGTAGTTTGAGGGTTTGAAAATTCAAATATTGTTGAAAGACCATGTTTTCCTCTCTTGACGTACAAATTGACATGTTTCTTAAAAGGGGCAAATAGAGAATGTAAAATGCAATTACCAATCTCGTCTGCCACTGTATAAAGATCGATGCAAAAACCAAGCTTTGCAAGACAGTATGCCACGTTTACTGCATTCCCCCCTTTAATATCAATGCTAGAATACCCTCTTAAACTTCCTCCCCCTGCATTAATTTTTTTCTGAATACCGTTGATGAATTTTGAGTAATCTGCAACTTCAATTTTCCTGTCAACAAAAAAATCTGGCATAACCGCAACCTTCGGTCGTTTATGGTTTTTTTTAATAGCCTCGAGTTGAGGCAACAGATTTTTTAGAACTTGTTTAATCTCTGAAAGTTCTACAATACGAGCAGTCGAAGAAATAGAGTCCATCATTTTGATTTTTCCTTACTTTACTTAAAGATCCATGGATATCTTTTTCTCTTGTCGATCAATATATCTTGGTTTAACAGAATCATGTTCAACCCGACCTTAACTAATCTATATGCTATATTCATTGATTGATAGACATCAGATAAAAACGTGGCGAAATTTGCAGATGTAAGTTGAAGCTAGAGTTGTTGTCATTTGGAGTTAAATTTTCAGATTGGAGTATCACAATAGCTTCGGAAAGGAGTAAAATATCCAATCAATAATTTGTCATACTAAAAGTGAATAAATTGTTTAAAGGTCTATAGTTTTACCGTGCATGTTCAAAAACGTAAAAAAATTCATCATTTATCATGAAAATCAAAATCGATCAAAAGTCAGTTCTCAACCAAAATAAATGAAAAATAAACAAAAACCTGATTGGTTAAATAAAGGGTTGTTACGGGTGGACGGATGGTTAACTGGCAGTGCCAAGCCTGGCTGGTTAGTCCATATCCATGCCGCCCATGCCGCCCATGCCGCCCATGCCGCCCATGCCGCCCATGCCGCCCATGCCGCCAGGTGGACCAGACGGAGCCTTGGACTTTGAGGCTGCAATCACGTCATCAATTCTTAGGAGCATGCAGGCTGTTTCAGTTGCAGATTTAATGATTTGTTCTTTAATTGCAGTTGGCTCGAGTATATTATTCTTATAAATGTCAGATACAGATGTTGTTCTAACATTAATACCAATCCACTTAGAACCTTTTGATTGCTTAGCCTTGAGTTCAGCCATAGTATCAATTGGATCCATTCCAGCGTTTTCAGCCAAAGTCAATGGAATGACTTCCAAAGCTTCTGCAAATTTCTCTGCAGCTAGTTGAGCACGTCCTTCTAGGCTGCTAGACCATTGTCTAATTTCATTTGCTATATAAGCTTCAGGTGAACCACCACCTGCTACAATCGATGGTTTTTCTAAGACATCTTTCATAACCATAAGGGAGTCATGCATAGATCTGTCGGCTTCGTCGACGACTCTCTGAGAACCGCCACGAATTAATATGGTTACAGCCTTGGGATTCTTACAGCCTTCAATAAACACCCATTTGTCAGTTTCAACCTTTCTTTCCTCGACCAGATTAGCACTTCCTAAATCTTGTTCAGTTAAATCATCCAGGTTATTTACCAGACGTGCACCAGTTGCCTTTGACAGTTTAAACATATCACTTTCTTTTACTCGTCTTACAGCCAAAATCCCAGCTTTTGCTAAGTAGTGTTGAGCAACATCATCAATTCCTTTTTGGCATAATAAAACATTAGCTCCGATTGATTGGATCTTATCAACCATGCCTTTAAGCATTCGGTTTTCCTCTTCTAGAAACATTTGCATTTGCTGGGGTTCGCTAATTCGAATTTCTGCACTCATTTCTGTTTTTTCAATTTCAAGAGCAGAATTTATTAATGCAATTTTAGCATCTTCAATTCTCTTCGGCATTCCTGCATGTACTATTTCCTTATCCAATACAATACCTTGAATCAGGGTAGTATCGCGAATGGATGCGCCAGCCTTCTTTTCAACTTTAATATTATCCAAATCAATACGTAAACTGTCCCCATTGGAACTTTTTTCGGCAACCTGTTTAGCAGCATTCACTACGATATCGCTTAAAACGGGGCTATCGTCTGATACTAACTTAGAATCCATACTCGTCCTTGCAATCTTATTCAAAAGATCCTTATCATTAACATTAACTTTTAAAGCTATTTTATTCAGTACAACTAACGCCTGCTCTGAAGCTGCAGTAAAGCCATCAACAATTGCGGATGGATGAACATCTTTTCCTATTAGCTCCTCAGCCTTTTCCAATAACGCTCCAGCAAATATTACAGAGGAAGTAGTTCCATCACCAACCTCATTATCAACAGACTTTGCAACTTCCACCATAATTTTGGCTGCTGGATGTTGTACATCAATTTCTTTCAAAATTGTTGCCCCGTCGTTTGTAATTGTGACATCACCTAGTGAATCGACCAGCATCTTATCCATTCCTCTAGGGCCAAGACTTGATCTAACTATCTCAGCCACCAGTTTTGCCGCTGTAATATTATTTTTTTGTGCGTCTCTTCCTTTACTTTCTTTTGTTCCTTCTTTTAATATTAATACTGGCATACCACCAGCTGTTTGTTGAATTGAAGCCATACTCTCTCATATCACCTTAGTAGAATGGTACAATTTTTTAATAAGCCCCTTTTATAGGTTTCACAAATTAATCATTACAACATTAGGGATCAGAAATTAAAAATAGATTTATCACAGCAAATAAAATATTTAATATGAAATTTGACATCAAAAAAGGGGCCAAATACGACAGAAGGATAAAAGTAGAACACAACCAAACAACAAGTTTTCTGTGGGAGGGAGAAAATGTGTTTTCAACACCATCAATGATTTCAGAAATGGAAGAGACTTGTAGGCTACTTCTAAAAGAGCAGTTTCTTAAATCTAAACCAGACTGGGACTCTGTTGGAACAATAGTTGACGTTAAACACATAGCTGCTACCCCGGTTGGAGCTGAAATACTATTGAAGGCAGAAGTGATTGAAACTGATGCTAGGAGAATATTATTCAAGGTATCTGCAGAAGATAGATTGGAATTAATCGGTGAAGGCAGACATGAGAGATTCATCATCAATATTCCCAGATTCAAAGAAAGATTTTATCAAAAGGTAAAAAGACTAGACAACTTGAAAAACCCAAATCCTAATTAATTCTAAAAGTGAATTTCTCAGTAGCAAGATGGTAAATAGCAAAATAATCTTAACAGGTGCTTCTGTTGACTAGCAATTGTATTAATACAGCAACAATAGTATTAGCAGTAGTAGTATTTGAACAAACCAAGATTGCCATTCAACATAATTAAAGCTAGACGCTCTAGAATTTAACATCATGAAAAAAGAAATAGAGATGATAAGGCATATTGGCAACTGGTCAATGTCAACGAATACATTTTCTATAGACTAGCCTCCCGAGATTGGGCAGCCATTATCACCAATACTGCTACCACTACTACCACCACTACTAGCGAATTAAGTCTTGTATTATATTCTGAATCTTATCAAAATATTCAATAGTTTGAACATCAAGTTATTTAATGAAAAAATGCATCTACCATAAAGGCGATAAATAGAGCCGCTAGATAGGGACTACTAAATTTAAATACTAACCAGGATGTTTTCTCGCTTGGTTTCATCAATAACCAAATAGACAAGAATATCATGATGATTCCAGATATAGATGCTGTCAAAAGATATATCAAACCAAATTGATTAAAAAAGAATGGTAATATGCTAAATATCACCATCATTAGGGTTGTTAATGCTATTATGCGTACGGATTTAGATTCACTTGATACAACCGGCAACATAGGAACATTAGCTTTTTTGTAATCTTCTTTTACATGTAAAGCCAAACTCCAAATGTGAGTTGGGATCCAGAAAAATACCAATCCAGCCATTACAAATCCAATTTCTACGTGTTGGAATGTTACTGCTATATACCCTATTAACGCAGGAGCCCCTCCAGAGAAGCCGCCAAGGATGATATTCCATTGGCTTGTTCGCTTTAACCATTTACTATAAACGATGATATTATCAAATAATCCAAAAGCCATAAGGGCAAATGCCCAGATATTAATGAACCACGAACAAACAAGTGAAATGCCGGCTAACACAAGTCCAAAAATTAATGCATTTTTTGGAGAGATTCTTCCAGAAGGGATAGGACGTCCCTTAGTTCTCTCCATTATGGCATCTATATCCCTATCATTATATCCAGTAAGCGTATCTGCTGCAGCAGAACCTGCAGCAATAGCTACAAATAGTAAAGTCCAAGTTAGCCAACTGACCTCAACGTCAAAAAGCCATGATGCTGAGACTGCTGCACCTATAGCTGTGAAAACGAGTAGATACCAAATCTTTGGCTTAGTCAGTTCATAATAATTTTTAACTTGGTTACCTACTGTCTTCATCTGTAAACCCAAAGGATCTAATAACCTACCATTATCTTATAATTAAAATAGTTATTTATATCTTGAGAGAACTAACTAAACTATTTGGTCTCAGAATTAGATATTACTTCTCTTGAAGTTTTCCTCATTTCAATAAAGGTCTCGGTTTTCTGAATTCCTTCAATTCGACCAACTTTTTCTGATATTATTTGATGCATCTCATCGAGTGATCTAGCAGTCATTGTTACCAATACATCAAATCTTCCTGTGACCTCTGCAACCTCTCTAACTTCAGGAATCTTGAACAATTCGGTTAATACATTGTCGCGTAATTTAGAATCCATGGTGATCCCTGTTAGGGCCTTAACATTAAAACCCAAGGCCTCATCGTTGATTATTATTGTGAATTTTTTAATTAATCCTCTTTTTACTAAGCGTTTGATTCTACTATAAACTACAGAAGAATTGATATTGATTTTTTTTGAAAGATTGGGTACAGATATGCTAGCATCTTTTGACAGCTCACTCAATATCTTTAGATCAAGATCGTCGATTCTGCCCATAATTTTCAAAAGATACTAATTTTTGGTGGTTAATAAATGTATAATTTTTATCTTTTGTATAAAGATTTTTAAATTTTAAAAAAAATTATATAATTTTTTTAGTTTTAAGCAATTCAGCGAGCAAGACGGCACCCTTTGCGGAACCCATTTTTTCATTGTGGGTCAAGAGTACATATTTTATCCCGTTTTCAAACACGGAATCTTTTCTAAGTCTTCCCACTACGGTGGTCATTCCGTTGTTTATTTCTCTGTCTACACGGGGTTGGGGTCTTGTCGGATCATCACTAACTACTATATAATCTCTGGGAGCAGTAGGTAAATTCTTTATAGAAACTTTATCAGAAAATTCGATCATCTTCTGCTTCACTGAAGATGGATCTGTGTTTTCATTAGTCTCAACGAAAACTACTTCTGTATGTCCATCAGAGACTGGAACCCTTGTACAAGTACAGCTAACCTTGATGTCATTGACAGAAATTTCTTGGGAAGAATGATCATATTTGCCTAGGATTTTTTTCGTCTCTATCTGTACCTTTTCTTCCTCTTTTGGAATGTAAGGTATGACATTATCTAAAATATCCAAAGCTATTACACCTGGAGATCTCCCAGCACCAGAAAGTGCCTGCATTGAGGTCATAAAAACATTCTTGACGCCGAAACTATCAATAATGGGTTTCAATGTAATAGCTAATCCGGTAGTGGTACAATTAGGTAATGGGGCAATAAATCCCTTCCATTGTCGTTCTTTTTGCTGTTTTTTTAGAAGGTCAGCATGATCGTCATTAATTCCAGGAATCAATATAGGTACATCATTTTCATACCTAAATGCAGCGGCAGTACTTATTACAGGAACATGTTGAGCTAATTTAGGTTCAATCACTTGTGCATCGTCTGATTCAAGAGCAGTAAATATTAAATCAAAATTTTTCGGATCAATATCATCGATTTTTGAAACGATTTTATCTCTAACATATTCTGGCACTTGTTCTCTGTTGTGCCATTTAAGTATGCCCGATTGAGGGTCTCGTATTGCATCAATGTATTTCTTACCAGCAGATCTCTCAGAAGAAACGATATGGGTAAGGTCAAACCAAGGATGTTTATTCAGTGCAACTACGAATTCCTGGCCAACAGCACCAGTCGAACCGATTAACGCAACTTTCAGCATATAGAAGGGATATGAAATAGAACAATTAATAATCCTTTTTAAATAGGTTTTGAAATTAAAATTATTGATGTGTTTGGCACTTTCGGGTTAAAATGAACAATAAAGAAAACATATTTTATTCAAATTTTCATGATTGTCGACATGGTGGATTCTACTCGGTAAATTGGCCCAAGAACCGAATTCAAATAGATTTTAGTTCTAACCTAAACCCATTTGGAATATCAAGCAAGGTTCTATCAAAATTAAGAAATAACATTGCTCTGGCATATAACTATCCTGATCCTAAATGTATCGACTTGAAGAAAAAGATCCTAGACTACATTGGATCTGAGAAAGATTTCGATATTAACCACAACCTGATAATCGGCAATGGAGCTACAGAACTGATCCATTATTTTGCCTATACATTTGTAAGAAATAAAGCTCTTATTCCTGTTCCCACCTTTTGTGAGTACGAATTAGCTAGTAGGAACAAAGTATCTGCAGCCATTCACTATTCCTACTTAAGAGAAGATAACTTTATAATAGACTCAGATTCCATCATTAGAACTGCAAACAATCCTGAAAATGAGATTTCTTCATTATTTTTGTGTAATCCTAACAATCCCACCGGGAAGTTCTACGAGAGAGAAGTAACAGAAATCATTGAAAAAATAGACAAGAAAATTAAAATTCTTTTAGATGAATCATTTATTGAATTTGTAGATTCTAAAAAGAAAAGTTCGAATAATCATTTTGTCGATTTAGTAAAAGAATACGAAAATCTAACGATCTTAAGATCCCTTACCAAAACA
Coding sequences:
- a CDS encoding thioesterase family protein, with protein sequence MKFDIKKGAKYDRRIKVEHNQTTSFLWEGENVFSTPSMISEMEETCRLLLKEQFLKSKPDWDSVGTIVDVKHIAATPVGAEILLKAEVIETDARRILFKVSAEDRLELIGEGRHERFIINIPRFKERFYQKVKRLDNLKNPNPN
- a CDS encoding heme o synthase, whose protein sequence is MKTVGNQVKNYYELTKPKIWYLLVFTAIGAAVSASWLFDVEVSWLTWTLLFVAIAAGSAAADTLTGYNDRDIDAIMERTKGRPIPSGRISPKNALIFGLVLAGISLVCSWFINIWAFALMAFGLFDNIIVYSKWLKRTSQWNIILGGFSGGAPALIGYIAVTFQHVEIGFVMAGLVFFWIPTHIWSLALHVKEDYKKANVPMLPVVSSESKSVRIIALTTLMMVIFSILPFFFNQFGLIYLLTASISGIIMIFLSIWLLMKPSEKTSWLVFKFSSPYLAALFIAFMVDAFFH
- the thsB gene encoding thermosome subunit beta, producing MASIQQTAGGMPVLILKEGTKESKGRDAQKNNITAAKLVAEIVRSSLGPRGMDKMLVDSLGDVTITNDGATILKEIDVQHPAAKIMVEVAKSVDNEVGDGTTSSVIFAGALLEKAEELIGKDVHPSAIVDGFTAASEQALVVLNKIALKVNVNDKDLLNKIARTSMDSKLVSDDSPVLSDIVVNAAKQVAEKSSNGDSLRIDLDNIKVEKKAGASIRDTTLIQGIVLDKEIVHAGMPKRIEDAKIALINSALEIEKTEMSAEIRISEPQQMQMFLEEENRMLKGMVDKIQSIGANVLLCQKGIDDVAQHYLAKAGILAVRRVKESDMFKLSKATGARLVNNLDDLTEQDLGSANLVEERKVETDKWVFIEGCKNPKAVTILIRGGSQRVVDEADRSMHDSLMVMKDVLEKPSIVAGGGSPEAYIANEIRQWSSSLEGRAQLAAEKFAEALEVIPLTLAENAGMDPIDTMAELKAKQSKGSKWIGINVRTTSVSDIYKNNILEPTAIKEQIIKSATETACMLLRIDDVIAASKSKAPSGPPGGMGGMGGMGGMGGMGGMGGMDMD
- a CDS encoding formate--phosphoribosylaminoimidazolecarboxamide ligase, translating into MAVVDSQNKVQNDIDIDGKLTIMTLGSHCSLQVLKGAKDEGFETLLVCDEKRVDMYKRFKFIDHLISVKSFNEITNADFQTDLITRFNPILIPHGTLISTLDMAALENIKIPIFGNKWILRWESDRVLKQQLMNESDMHSPIQLESKHEIDGLCIVKLHGAAGGKGYFLVTNRKEFEDQARLLIESKTIRSEEDLFIQKYANGVPVYLQYFYSPINNELELLGIDRRYETDIDAIGRIPSKYQLSATIEPSYTVVGNIPIVLRESLLPEVYSMGERFVNASRKLVPPGIPGPFCIEGVYDNNANFTAFEFSARIVAGTNLYISGSPYSDLLYDVPMSMGRRIALEINKAKDLSKIELVTT
- a CDS encoding NUDIX hydrolase, coding for MSEEGYNIINRKIIHDGPVKLRIDSFVFRGKTFEKEVVEHSPSVGIIPKISEEEILLIRQFRHAVNRYLIEIPAGKIEHNELPHEAAKRELAEETGYSGILQPLTKCFLAPSYDTELMHFFIACDLTKLKQSSNMDEDENITTMNVKIKDAIKYCYDGTITDCKTVSAILLYYLILSGEHKIINNN
- a CDS encoding pyridoxal phosphate-dependent aminotransferase, which gives rise to MNNKENIFYSNFHDCRHGGFYSVNWPKNRIQIDFSSNLNPFGISSKVLSKLRNNIALAYNYPDPKCIDLKKKILDYIGSEKDFDINHNLIIGNGATELIHYFAYTFVRNKALIPVPTFCEYELASRNKVSAAIHYSYLREDNFIIDSDSIIRTANNPENEISSLFLCNPNNPTGKFYEREVTEIIEKIDKKIKILLDESFIEFVDSKKKSSNNHFVDLVKEYENLTILRSLTKTFGLAGLRIGYAISTKANIDKLSQHLISWNVNGLAQIAGIEALKDKKHLKSVISNNNSERTRLFSLYSKNAKIRAIPTDTNFFMIKILDSKINSTALRDKLLRESKILVRDCKDFTGLNDKFIRVAIKTRKENDTLVRSLEAAL
- a CDS encoding tRNA (cytidine(56)-2'-O)-methyltransferase, with the protein product MLEEKSKSSISIPQKSSFKVSVLRIGHRLVRDDRTTTHAVLVSRALGCERIYMTDVDDEIKNTLKKVNKRWGGENEFQLEIIDNWKQIIRNWKASNGIVVHLTMYGCLINEEIAEIRALDRDILVVIGAEKVPKEVYFLADYNIAIGNQPHSEIASLAIFLDRIFEGRQFDRKLTNESMRIVPTEKGKNVIKIK
- the asd gene encoding aspartate-semialdehyde dehydrogenase: MLKVALIGSTGAVGQEFVVALNKHPWFDLTHIVSSERSAGKKYIDAIRDPQSGILKWHNREQVPEYVRDKIVSKIDDIDPKNFDLIFTALESDDAQVIEPKLAQHVPVISTAAAFRYENDVPILIPGINDDHADLLKKQQKERQWKGFIAPLPNCTTTGLAITLKPIIDSFGVKNVFMTSMQALSGAGRSPGVIALDILDNVIPYIPKEEEKVQIETKKILGKYDHSSQEISVNDIKVSCTCTRVPVSDGHTEVVFVETNENTDPSSVKQKMIEFSDKVSIKNLPTAPRDYIVVSDDPTRPQPRVDREINNGMTTVVGRLRKDSVFENGIKYVLLTHNEKMGSAKGAVLLAELLKTKKII
- a CDS encoding Lrp/AsnC family transcriptional regulator, which codes for MGRIDDLDLKILSELSKDASISVPNLSKKININSSVVYSRIKRLVKRGLIKKFTIIINDEALGFNVKALTGITMDSKLRDNVLTELFKIPEVREVAEVTGRFDVLVTMTARSLDEMHQIISEKVGRIEGIQKTETFIEMRKTSREVISNSETK
- a CDS encoding winged helix-turn-helix domain-containing protein, whose amino-acid sequence is MDDTQLRAKRTRIKILRAIVKKNGSACFSEIRSITGLSTGSIYYHLERMKNYVLKNSKHYVITKEGIDLLVELDKKKDFVLSKKPI